In one window of Candidatus Nitrosocosmicus arcticus DNA:
- a CDS encoding methionine biosynthesis protein MetW yields the protein MVSFSKGLSKELTRSIREKDLDFPEMFEDYEKYHTNINTGKTVRYQLIKDWILPNSTILDVGVGDGHMAELLMKNKNALVTGMDISNIACQKAKDRGISVIVRDINNGINLDPEQHYDYILLVEVIEHTIYPQKILMESISHAKKGVIVTIPNSAYIKWRIQLMRGYSPRQSFSHLHFWSIKDFYLFCKKLNIEIIDFKTLLPQLLLRYRNLLAWQQCWLIAPKSSNNKM from the coding sequence TTGGTTTCATTTTCAAAAGGCTTGTCGAAAGAATTGACTAGGTCTATAAGAGAGAAAGACTTGGATTTCCCAGAGATGTTTGAAGATTATGAAAAATATCATACTAATATAAATACGGGCAAAACTGTTAGGTACCAGTTAATTAAAGATTGGATTTTACCCAATTCCACCATTTTAGACGTTGGTGTTGGAGACGGTCATATGGCAGAACTATTAATGAAAAATAAAAATGCCCTTGTTACAGGGATGGATATTTCAAATATAGCGTGCCAAAAGGCTAAAGATAGAGGAATCTCAGTAATAGTAAGGGATATTAATAATGGAATCAATCTTGATCCGGAACAACATTATGACTACATACTTCTTGTTGAGGTAATTGAACATACTATTTATCCACAGAAAATACTTATGGAATCTATTTCCCATGCAAAGAAGGGAGTCATTGTAACAATTCCAAATAGTGCCTATATAAAATGGAGAATTCAACTAATGAGAGGATATTCGCCACGACAATCATTTTCTCACTTACATTTTTGGTCTATCAAAGACTTCTATCTATTTTGTAAGAAACTTAATATAGAGATAATAGATTTTAAAACTCTTCTTCCGCAATTGTTATTAAGATACAGAAATCTACTAGCGTGGCAACAATGTTGGCTCATCGCACCTAAATCATCAAACAACAAAATGTAG
- a CDS encoding glycosyltransferase → MNILHIWDQSGVACVLAKHQQKMGHSVKILRRSGYDPYGIYEFYNQFVSYSLESDFLETCVKEASNADIVHVHSRTDALFYLKKKVNRRNKIVMHFHGSDLRGIIQKYDQELWNIPKTIFRNYRSFRLRKRNNLIAEQMADRVLYSTPDLRNYLKRSNPFLLNIPVDTDHFTKTSNSQVNDTFFTFNTEAVSSIKWIVDFCKSRGIENLQVIDRTKYPVKYLEMPDLLKRFGTYVDIRYVNNKVLSNLSTTALQSLACGLRVVDYGLKYRYDLPKEHHASNAAKIVEQIYEEIM, encoded by the coding sequence TTGAATATCCTTCATATATGGGATCAATCTGGGGTAGCATGCGTACTTGCCAAACATCAACAGAAAATGGGTCATAGTGTTAAAATATTACGAAGATCGGGTTATGATCCTTACGGAATTTATGAATTCTATAATCAGTTCGTTAGCTATAGCTTGGAATCGGATTTTTTAGAGACCTGTGTGAAAGAAGCTAGTAACGCGGATATAGTGCATGTTCATAGTAGGACTGATGCACTATTCTATCTGAAAAAAAAGGTAAACAGACGGAACAAGATTGTTATGCATTTTCATGGATCAGATCTTAGAGGGATAATCCAAAAATATGATCAAGAATTATGGAATATTCCAAAAACAATATTCAGAAATTATAGATCATTTCGGTTGAGAAAAAGGAATAATTTAATCGCAGAACAAATGGCAGATAGAGTGCTCTATTCTACGCCTGATTTAAGGAATTATTTAAAACGAAGTAATCCATTCCTTTTAAATATCCCAGTTGATACAGATCATTTCACCAAAACTAGTAATAGTCAAGTTAATGATACCTTTTTTACTTTTAATACCGAAGCTGTATCCAGTATAAAATGGATTGTTGATTTTTGTAAAAGCAGGGGTATTGAAAACTTGCAAGTTATAGATAGAACTAAGTATCCAGTTAAATATTTGGAAATGCCTGATCTGCTCAAACGATTCGGAACCTATGTTGACATTCGATATGTAAATAATAAGGTATTATCTAATCTAAGTACTACTGCCCTACAATCACTTGCTTGCGGCTTGCGAGTAGTAGATTACGGACTGAAATATAGATATGACCTCCCAAAGGAGCATCATGCATCGAATGCAGCAAAAATAGTTGAACAAATATATGAAGAAATTATGTAG
- a CDS encoding phosphopantothenoylcysteine decarboxylase: MRKDKSFVKKFVDSNDDDKYGLHPSKDIKCTLGNELIGKRVVICVTASVACYKAIDLIRIMIRHGAEVSVVISETVEKFMNKEYFLWASGNPIISKLSGDLEHVRLANYETSDVIIVYPCTANTIGKFANGIDDTPVTSVLSIALGAGVPIIIAPAMHDAMYRNMIIKQNIQYLKDIGVVFMSPILEEDKAKVATVESVYLRSIGLVKHQILNSGKKDVIANYHLDWFFCKCSIDNSLSLNHQQMRSFMKNRKILISAGSTVEHIDPIRVISNTSSGKMGYSLLKKAIDFGLDVTVVKGSTKIDSEYAKLKDQFSFKLIEARTTEQMLDSIVGELSSNPYDIIILAAAVSDFRPEFYSGDKITTGSGSFVIRLVPTGKIVDQVKCIQRKTFLVAFKAEYQVSDQMLLERSYQKLIDSDADMVVANDVGTEGAFIGSDSSRILIVDKSKNYYEFPIQNKEIVAEYILKLVYLNLAQ; the protein is encoded by the coding sequence ATGAGAAAAGATAAATCATTCGTTAAAAAATTCGTTGATAGTAACGACGATGATAAATATGGTTTACATCCTTCAAAGGATATTAAATGCACGTTGGGAAATGAGTTAATTGGAAAACGGGTTGTAATATGTGTCACCGCTAGTGTAGCTTGCTACAAGGCAATAGACTTGATAAGAATTATGATTAGACATGGAGCTGAAGTATCTGTGGTAATCTCTGAGACGGTTGAGAAATTTATGAATAAAGAATATTTTTTGTGGGCTAGTGGAAATCCAATTATTTCGAAACTTTCTGGTGATTTGGAACATGTAAGGTTAGCGAACTACGAAACATCTGATGTCATTATTGTTTATCCGTGCACAGCGAATACAATAGGAAAATTTGCAAATGGAATTGACGATACGCCGGTAACTTCAGTACTATCAATAGCATTAGGAGCTGGAGTTCCTATAATAATCGCTCCTGCGATGCATGATGCAATGTACCGAAACATGATCATCAAACAAAATATACAATATTTAAAAGACATCGGAGTAGTATTTATGAGTCCGATCCTAGAAGAAGATAAAGCAAAAGTAGCAACTGTTGAATCAGTCTATTTGCGAAGCATTGGTCTTGTCAAACATCAAATTTTAAATTCTGGTAAAAAGGACGTAATTGCAAACTATCATTTAGACTGGTTTTTCTGTAAGTGTTCGATTGATAATTCGTTATCACTAAATCATCAACAAATGCGATCATTTATGAAAAATAGAAAGATTTTGATATCTGCCGGTAGTACCGTTGAACATATAGATCCAATTCGGGTCATTTCTAATACTAGTTCCGGTAAAATGGGCTACTCCCTACTGAAGAAGGCTATTGATTTCGGATTAGATGTTACTGTAGTTAAGGGATCAACAAAGATAGATTCAGAATATGCTAAATTGAAGGACCAGTTTAGTTTTAAGTTAATAGAAGCAAGAACAACTGAACAAATGCTAGATAGTATTGTGGGGGAATTATCTTCGAATCCATATGATATAATTATACTTGCCGCGGCAGTTTCTGATTTTAGACCAGAATTTTATTCGGGTGACAAAATCACAACCGGCAGCGGCTCTTTTGTCATCAGACTTGTGCCAACTGGCAAAATCGTTGATCAAGTTAAATGTATCCAAAGAAAGACGTTTTTAGTTGCTTTTAAAGCTGAATACCAAGTTTCAGACCAAATGCTTTTGGAAAGGTCGTATCAGAAACTAATAGATTCTGATGCCGATATGGTTGTTGCCAACGATGTGGGTACAGAGGGCGCATTTATCGGATCTGATTCTAGTAGAATCCTGATTGTGGATAAATCCAAGAATTATTATGAATTTCCCATTCAAAATAAAGAAATTGTTGCAGAATATATCCTAAAACTAGTATACCTAAATTTAGCTCAATAA